A window of the Scyliorhinus torazame isolate Kashiwa2021f chromosome 12, sScyTor2.1, whole genome shotgun sequence genome harbors these coding sequences:
- the LOC140387067 gene encoding chemerin-like receptor 1: MGEDASEMGEDVGILTRSKSNIDEYFCPSGITSKMDANDTLLTNSSEIHPAVTTDRVSVATHTFTIVVSLVTFFLGVPGNGLVIWVTAFKMKRTVNTVWFQGLALADFVFSLLLPFTVALTILNFHWPFGTAFCKINSGVAVLTMFSSVLTLTAISLDRCISVVLPVWSQNHRRPRLAALISLALWGAAFLLSIPTFFYRDTMKYRDITRCYTNFLTSAEGDALNAITGEDYKAMLKKLISIKDSRFKSLAIVRFVFGFLLPFLIIGASYTIIGLRLWRDRLAPSWKPFKVMIAIILAFLLCWAPHHTFIFLRLWHPPSPHLILALRVGNPLSSSLASFNSCLNPILYICMGHNFREKVKRSCGAFLRKVLENAFVEDSMHFSATGRAKTKSMTLGDDSSTLV; this comes from the coding sequence ATGGGTGAGGATGCTTCTGAGATGGGTGAGGATGTGGGCATATTGACTCGATCTAAGTCCAATATTGATGAATATTTTTGTCCCTCAGGAATCACATCTAAAATGGATGCCAATGACACTCTGCTGACCAATAGCAGCGAGATTCATCCTGCCGTGACAACTGACCGTGTCTCCGTGGCGACGCACACCTTCACCATTGTGGTCTCTCTGGTGACCTTTTTCCTGGGTGTGCCGGGTAATGGCTTGGTCATTTGGGTCACCGCCTTCAAGATGAAGAGGACGGTCAACACGGTCTGGTTCCAGGGGCTGGCGTTGGCCGATTTCGTCTTCTCGCTCCTGCTTCCATTCACCGTTGCCCTCACCATCTTGAACTTCCACTGGCCCTTCGGCACAGCGTTCTGCAAGATCAACAGCGGCGTGGCGGTCCTGACCATGTTCTCCAGCGTGCTGACCCTCACCGCCATCAGTTTGGATCGTTGCATCTCGGTGGTGCTGCCCGTCTGGTCCCAGAATCACCGACGACCACGCCTGGCGGCCCTGATCAGCCTGGCACTCTGGGGGGCTGCCTTCCTCCTGAGTATTCCCACCTTTTTCTACCGGGACACCATGAAATACAGGGATATTACTAGGTGCTACACCAACTTCCTCACCAGTGCCGAGGGAGACGCCTTGAATGCAATAACCGGCGAAGATTATAAGGCAATGTTGAAGAAACTGATCAGCATCAAGGACTCCAGGTTCAAGTCACTGGCCATTGTCCGATTTGTGTTTGGCTTCCTCCTGCCCTTCCTGATCATCGGTGCCAGTTATACTATCATCGGGCTTCGACTGTGGAGGGACCGCCTGGCGCCCAGCTGGAAGCCCTTCAAGGTGATGATCGCCATCATTCTGGCCTTCCTCCTGTGCTGGGCACCACACCACACTTTCATCTTCCTGCGTCTCTGGCACCCGCCAAGCCCTCACCTCATACTGGCACTGAGAGTGGGCAACCCACTGAGCTCCAGCCTGGCGAGTTTCAACAGTTGCCTTAACCCAATCCTCTACATCTGCATGGGCCACAACTTCAGGGAGAAGGTCAAGAGGTCATGCGGAGCTTTCCTGCGGAAGGTTCTGGAGAACGCCTTTGTCGAAGACTCGATGCATTTCTCAGCCACCGGCCGGGCTAAAACCAAGTCCATGACCCTGGGCGACGACAGCAGTACTTTGGTTTAA